In Zingiber officinale cultivar Zhangliang chromosome 8B, Zo_v1.1, whole genome shotgun sequence, a single genomic region encodes these proteins:
- the LOC122013774 gene encoding probable CCR4-associated factor 1 homolog 11 gives MVVAVVNNDMLISSSAASTSRIEVRSVWVHNLDEEFALIRSAVPFHPFVALDTEYPGVVVASKNPYCTLTLPQRYELIRANVEALRIVQVGLTLSDAAGNLPCAIYSDGTCVRYVWEFNFRDFDINRDRYAPSSVELLKANGIDFQKNQIWGIDSCRFAHHLATSGLLSFGHFSPVSWVTFQGAYDFAFLVKMLTCDCKLPKTVREFLHLVHFFFGKRVFDVKHLCKHCPGLYGGLERVASTVRVERAVGSRHQSGSDSLLTWQVFYQIASRVNPQLIDRPEHMGALYDLQLQ, from the coding sequence ATGGTTGTCGCAGTTGTCAACAACGATATGCTAATTTCCTCTTCCGCCGCCAGCACCAGCAGAATCGAGGTTCGCTCCGTGTGGGTTCATAACCTCGACGAGGAGTTCGCCCTTATCCGCTCCGCCGTCCCGTTCCACCCCTTCGTCGCATTGGACACCGAGTATCCTGGCGTCGTCGTCGCTTCCAAAAATCCCTACTGCACCCTCACCCTCCCCCAGCGCTACGAATTGATCCGCGCCAACGTCGAGGCCCTCCGCATCGTCCAGGTCGGTCTCACCCTCTCCGACGCCGCCGGCAACCTCCCATGTGCCATCTACAGCGACGGCACTTGTGTGCGTTACGTGTGGGAATTTAATTTCCGTGACTTCGACATCAACCGCGACCGTTACGCCCCTTCCTCCGTCGAGCTGCTCAAGGCTAATGGCATCGACTTCCAAAAGAATCAAATATGGGGCATCGACTCTTGCAGATTCGCCCACCACTTGGCCACCTCCGGCTTGCTTTCCTTTGGCCATTTTTCTCCTGTCTCCTGGGTTACCTTCCAAGGCGCCTATGACTTCGCCTTCCTAGTCAAGATGCTGACATGTGACTGCAAATTACCAAAGACCGTTCGTGAGTTCTTGCACCTTGTTCACTTCTTTTTCGGCAAAAGGGTGTTTGATGTGAAGCACCTATGCAAGCATTGTCCTGGTCTTTACGGAGGATTGGAGCGGGTGGCCTCTACCGTCCGAGTTGAGCGAGCAGTGGGCTCTCGACATCAGTCCGGCTCCGATAGCTTATTAACATGGCAGGTGTTCTATCAAATCGCTTCTCGTGTGAATCCACAACTCATTGATCGTCCAGAACACATGGGAGCACTCTATGACCTCCAACTGCAATAG